The sequence GTCCGGAGAGAAGCGGTTCTCGTTGTCCACCTCCCCCTCGTTCCCGAGGTACAGGATGAATACGTCACCGTCGCGATCGATATAAGGCATGAGTGGAAGACTATCGCCTCATGGGAACGCCAGACGCCGCGGCTGCCGCGCTCGCCGAGTACACCGACTGTGCCGAACACCCGATTGCCGTCGTCCTCGGATCGGGGTGGAACGCCGCCGCCGACCGGTTCGGGGAACCGTTCGCCACCGTGCCGATGGCCGAACTACCAGGCTTCGCGCCGCCGTCGGCGCTCGGGCACGCAGGGACGATCCGATCCGTCGACGTGGGCGGGCGGCGGGTACTTCTTCTCCTCGGACGTACGCACGCCTACGAAGGTCATCCGCTGGACTCCGTCGTGCATCCCGTGCGGACTGCCGTCGCCGCGGGCGCGCGCACCGTCATCCTCACCAACGCCGCCGGCGGAATCCGGAGCGAGTACGCGGTCGGGCAGCCCGTCCTCGTCAGCGACCACCTCAATCTCACCGGACGTTCGCCCCTCGTCGGCGCGGAGTTCGTCGATCTCGTCGACGCCTACGACCCCGAATTGCGAACGCTCGCCCGCGACATCGACCCGAGCCTTGCCGAAGGGGTCTACGCCGGACTGCCCGGACCGCATTACGAGACCCCGGCCGAAATTCGGATGCTACGCACGCTCGGCGCCGATTTGGTCGGTATGTCCACCGTGCACGAGACGATCGCGGCACGTGCCCTCGGTGCCCGGGTCCTCGGAATTTCACTGGTCACCAATCTTGCTGCCGGGATCACCGGTGAACACCTCGATCACGAAGACGTGCTCGCCGCGGGCCGCGCGTCCGCTGACCGCATGGGCGGGCTTCTGCGCAAGCTGGTGGAGCGCCTGTGAGCGACGTCGTCACCCGGTGGATCGCCGAGGACCCCGACCCACAGTCGCGCGCCGAACTCGCCTCGCTGTCCGCCGACGAACTCGCTGACCGGTTCTCCGCGCCGCTGAGCTTCGGCACCGCCGGCCTGCGCGGGCCGGTCCGGGCGGGGCCCAACGGCATGAACGTCGCGGTGGTGGTCCGCACCACTGCCGGCCTCAGCGCCTGGTTGAAGGACCGGTGCCTGGGCGGTTCCACCGTGGTGGTCGGCCGTGATGCGCGGCACGGGTCCGAGAAGTTCGCCCTGGCCGCGGCGGAGGTTCTGGCCGGTGCCGGTTTCTCCGTGGTCCTGCTGCCGCGTCCGCTCCCCACGCCGATCGTCGCGTTCGCGGTACGCCGGCTCCGCGCAGCGGCCGGAGTGCAGATCACCGCGTCGCACAACCCGGCATCCGACAACGGCTACAAGGTGTACCTCGACGGCGGCGCACAGTTGATCTCGCCGTCGGACCGGGAGATCGAGGCCGCCATTGCCGCGGTGGGGCCGGCACACCTCGTCCCGCGCAGCCCGGTGATCCCGGCGTCCGACGAACTCGTGCAGTCGTATCTTGCGCGGGTCGCCTCCCTGCCGAGGGGAACGTCGCGCACGGTGCGCATCGCACTCACCGCGATGCACGGCGTCGGCGGCGAGACGGCGGTGGCGGCCCTAGGGGCTGCCGGGTTCACCGATATCCACACCGTCGCTTCCCAATTCCGCCCTGACCCCGACTTCCCGACTGTCGAGTTCCCGAATCCGGAGGAACCCGGAGCGTCGGACGAGCTACTCGCGCTCGCCGACCGGGTCGACGCCGACCTCGCACTCGCCCTCGATCCCGATGCGGATCGTCTCGCCGTGGGTGTGCCGGGACCGGACGGCTGGCGCATGTTGCGTGGCGACGAGACCGGGGTCCTGCTCGCCGACCACGTCCTCGCGTGCGCACCGCCCGACCCGCTCGTCGCCACGACGATCGTGTCCTCGGACCTGCTCGAGAAGCTGGCGTCGGCGCGCGGTGCGCGAAGTGCGCGGACGCTCACTGGTTTCAAATGGCTCGTCCGCGCAGGACACGGGCTCGTGTACGCCTACGAGGAAGCGATCGGTCATTGCGTCGACCCGGACGTGGTGCGCGACAAGGACGGAATCTCCGCCGCCGTCGTCGCCGCCGACCTCGCCGCTACCCTGCGCAGCGAGGGCTCGACCCTGCTGGACCGCCTGGACGATTACGCGCTCGAATTCGGTCTGCACGCCGGCGACCAGGTGTCCCGTCGAGTCGCAGACATCAGCGAGATCGGGGCCATGATGCAGCGCCTGCGGGCGAACATGCCGACGGAGTTGGCCGGCGAGCCGGTGCGGGCAACCGACCTGGCGGAGCTGCGCGGCTCATCCCGCACCGACGCCGTCGTCCTCACCGGTTCCTCCGTCCGGGTGGTTGTCCGGCCCTCCGGAACGGAACCGAAGCTCAAGTGCTACCTGGAGGTCGTGGTCGGAGCACCGGACCGCGAGGGGCTCGGCGCTGCCCGCGCCACGGCACGTGAGCGGCTGGCCGTTCTACGCGACTTCGCCCACGCTCTCTGAGTCAGCGGGGGCCGAACTGACGGTCACCGGCGTCCCCCAGTCCCGGCACGATGAAGGCGTCCTCGTTCAGTCCCTCGTCGACGGCAGCGGTGACGAGCCTGACCGGATGTCCCGACTCCTGCAGCGCCGCAACACCTTCGGGTGCCGCCACGACACAGACTGCGGTGACGTCGGTGGCCCCACGGGCAACGAGTAGATCGATGGTGTAAACCATCGACCCACCCG comes from Rhodococcus oxybenzonivorans and encodes:
- a CDS encoding phospho-sugar mutase, with translation MSDVVTRWIAEDPDPQSRAELASLSADELADRFSAPLSFGTAGLRGPVRAGPNGMNVAVVVRTTAGLSAWLKDRCLGGSTVVVGRDARHGSEKFALAAAEVLAGAGFSVVLLPRPLPTPIVAFAVRRLRAAAGVQITASHNPASDNGYKVYLDGGAQLISPSDREIEAAIAAVGPAHLVPRSPVIPASDELVQSYLARVASLPRGTSRTVRIALTAMHGVGGETAVAALGAAGFTDIHTVASQFRPDPDFPTVEFPNPEEPGASDELLALADRVDADLALALDPDADRLAVGVPGPDGWRMLRGDETGVLLADHVLACAPPDPLVATTIVSSDLLEKLASARGARSARTLTGFKWLVRAGHGLVYAYEEAIGHCVDPDVVRDKDGISAAVVAADLAATLRSEGSTLLDRLDDYALEFGLHAGDQVSRRVADISEIGAMMQRLRANMPTELAGEPVRATDLAELRGSSRTDAVVLTGSSVRVVVRPSGTEPKLKCYLEVVVGAPDREGLGAARATARERLAVLRDFAHAL
- a CDS encoding purine-nucleoside phosphorylase; translation: MGTPDAAAAALAEYTDCAEHPIAVVLGSGWNAAADRFGEPFATVPMAELPGFAPPSALGHAGTIRSVDVGGRRVLLLLGRTHAYEGHPLDSVVHPVRTAVAAGARTVILTNAAGGIRSEYAVGQPVLVSDHLNLTGRSPLVGAEFVDLVDAYDPELRTLARDIDPSLAEGVYAGLPGPHYETPAEIRMLRTLGADLVGMSTVHETIAARALGARVLGISLVTNLAAGITGEHLDHEDVLAAGRASADRMGGLLRKLVERL